One segment of Caldanaerobius polysaccharolyticus DSM 13641 DNA contains the following:
- a CDS encoding extracellular solute-binding protein — MKGFKKLMLIVLSLFLVLSASACSSNNLSKSNTSNSSKTSSSSKKITLTFWNLFTGEPAKTKVKEIIDQWNKENPNVQIVESVTENDAYKTKIKAAIAANEAPDIFQTWAGGFSQPFVEAGKVLQLDSYLNDGTKDQLLPGSFDNVTYNGKIYGIPFDQQASVLYINKELFDKYNVKVPTTFSELIDAIKTFRSKGVTPFALGEKDEWPGMWYYDMIALREGGVQLTRDALNGKASFDNQAFTDAAQKLQDMVNAGAFDSGFMGLTRDEATAEFNQGKAAMYFGGNFDAAAFVSDPSSLVKGKIEAVRFPTIEGGKGDPTEYIGGSVGALMVSANSKYKDEAVRAAKYLAKQLSDMEYLIAAGLPAWKYDNVDQSKVDPLEIQIMNNIVANAKGSVPAWDIYLSGDAAQTHKDLVAQLFAKQITPEEYSKQMQQKINGK; from the coding sequence ATGAAGGGATTTAAAAAATTGATGCTGATTGTGTTATCTTTATTTCTAGTACTTAGTGCATCGGCGTGTAGTTCTAATAATTTAAGCAAGTCGAATACTTCAAACTCATCGAAGACTTCAAGTTCGTCAAAAAAGATAACGCTTACCTTTTGGAATTTATTTACTGGCGAACCGGCAAAAACGAAAGTTAAAGAGATCATCGATCAGTGGAATAAAGAAAATCCAAATGTGCAGATTGTAGAAAGCGTGACAGAAAATGATGCGTACAAGACGAAGATTAAAGCTGCAATTGCTGCAAATGAAGCACCTGATATTTTCCAGACTTGGGCTGGAGGGTTTTCACAACCTTTTGTAGAAGCGGGAAAGGTTCTTCAGTTAGATAGCTACTTAAACGATGGCACAAAGGATCAATTGCTACCAGGTTCTTTTGACAATGTCACATATAATGGGAAAATATATGGCATCCCATTTGATCAACAAGCAAGTGTACTCTATATAAATAAAGAGCTTTTTGATAAATACAATGTAAAGGTTCCAACCACATTTAGTGAACTTATCGACGCTATAAAGACATTTAGGTCTAAAGGTGTAACGCCTTTTGCATTAGGTGAAAAAGATGAATGGCCTGGAATGTGGTACTACGACATGATTGCACTTCGCGAAGGTGGTGTACAGCTTACAAGAGATGCTTTAAACGGCAAGGCATCATTTGACAATCAAGCTTTTACAGATGCAGCTCAAAAGTTACAAGACATGGTTAATGCGGGTGCGTTTGATTCTGGTTTTATGGGTCTTACAAGGGATGAAGCCACAGCAGAATTTAACCAAGGGAAAGCTGCTATGTACTTTGGAGGAAATTTCGATGCAGCAGCATTTGTTTCAGATCCATCATCTCTTGTAAAAGGTAAAATTGAAGCAGTGAGATTCCCTACAATTGAAGGTGGCAAAGGAGATCCTACAGAGTATATTGGCGGTTCAGTTGGAGCATTAATGGTTAGTGCAAATTCAAAGTACAAAGATGAGGCAGTTAGAGCTGCCAAGTATCTTGCAAAACAGTTATCAGATATGGAATATTTGATAGCTGCTGGCTTACCAGCGTGGAAATATGACAATGTAGATCAATCAAAAGTTGATCCATTAGAGATACAGATTATGAATAATATCGTTGCAAATGCTAAGGGTAGTGTTCCTGCTTGGGATATTTATCTTAGTGGCGATGCTGCTCAGACACATAAAGATTTAGTTGCTCAATTGTTTGCAAAACAGATTACTCCAGAAGAGTATTCAAAACAAATGCAACAGAAGATAAACGGAAAATAA
- a CDS encoding carbohydrate ABC transporter permease — MEKILSDKKAIFLFVFPAFLVFLVIVLLPIFFSFYYSLLKWDGFSKGVFIGLENYKNLFINNTDGFIISVKNSFILAVLSVFIQLPISLLLALILSRGIKGEKFYRTVYFIPVILSTVVIGQLWMKIYNPNYGLLNFILTKIGLQSLTNQWLGNTKTALGAVFVPIVWQYIGYHMLLMYASAKSIPTDIYEAAKIDGATESQIAFRITIPLMKPILKVCVIFAVIGSFKAFDLIYVLTNGGPLHASEVPSTLMYNMIFFRYQYGYGSAMAIFIILESLIGTLIIQKLFGKDVAY, encoded by the coding sequence ATGGAGAAAATCTTAAGCGATAAAAAGGCTATATTCCTATTTGTGTTTCCAGCATTTTTAGTCTTTTTAGTCATCGTACTGCTTCCAATATTTTTTTCTTTCTACTACAGTTTGCTAAAATGGGACGGATTCAGCAAAGGAGTATTTATTGGTCTTGAGAATTATAAGAACCTATTTATAAACAATACAGATGGATTTATTATCTCAGTGAAAAACTCATTTATCTTAGCTGTATTGTCTGTTTTTATCCAACTACCTATTTCTCTTTTACTGGCTCTTATTCTTTCAAGGGGGATTAAAGGTGAGAAGTTTTACAGGACTGTTTACTTCATACCGGTTATTTTGTCTACCGTCGTCATAGGACAACTTTGGATGAAAATATACAATCCCAATTACGGGCTTTTAAATTTTATACTGACTAAGATAGGACTTCAATCACTTACAAATCAGTGGTTGGGAAATACTAAGACAGCTCTCGGGGCGGTCTTTGTACCTATAGTGTGGCAGTATATTGGCTATCATATGCTCTTAATGTATGCATCAGCAAAATCAATACCTACAGATATATATGAAGCTGCAAAAATCGACGGTGCCACTGAATCACAGATTGCATTCAGGATAACAATACCTCTTATGAAACCTATATTGAAGGTTTGCGTCATATTCGCTGTTATCGGTTCATTTAAAGCATTTGACCTCATCTATGTTTTGACAAATGGCGGTCCGTTACATGCCAGTGAGGTGCCGTCAACATTGATGTACAACATGATATTCTTTAGATATCAATATGGATATGGAAGCGCAATGGCTATATTTATCATTTTAGAATCATTAATAGGAACGTTGATTATACAAAAATTATTTGGAAAAGATGTAGCATATTAA
- a CDS encoding sensor histidine kinase, which produces MLKRFTRKLGDLNISTKIILYYMFVLIISISFLSIAYKEINNSITNNKVMQVSNEIVSHINSNVESLINSVDNQSKILISSQILQAALSSGNAGNNANYIQPMKKYLADFLNFNDFISSIYIFDNNGNKYFVDNVSFKSISLPMIQSTNWYNRLLNLNGGYILEVNAGGLLENNKDNQGYISFIRVINDINTQKPSGIMMINISKLYLSKYINSAINTYTSSIILKDEKGNSIIEPTNISKNLNNEIFNYIRPNGSTIKNINGEVYIISHIENKFGWNIISITPFNELNSQFWTYNIILLFVIIINVILLILGLLFISLFITQPIIKLVNSMKGIKDGKFEKVNIITGNDEIGMLKDVYNKMIDEIKKLISDIINEQKIKRKLELEVMQSQIKPHFLFNSFDAISALILMGDTKNASKIVKALGKFYRSFLINGEEITIKEELDIINSYLTIQKIRFGDKFNVEKDIDERTLSYKIPKLILQPLVENALNHGIRSKDGQGIISIKALHGDNQIKLIVEDNGKGMSEEKIKEIECGKSKGVGLRSTIERLKIYYNSADVVKIYSKINERTKIEITIPINKEEQNDKG; this is translated from the coding sequence ATGTTGAAAAGGTTTACTAGAAAACTTGGTGATCTTAATATTTCAACTAAAATAATTTTGTACTACATGTTTGTTTTAATAATTTCGATTTCTTTTCTTTCAATAGCATACAAAGAGATAAACAATAGCATTACAAACAATAAAGTTATGCAAGTTTCAAACGAAATCGTTTCGCACATTAATTCCAATGTTGAATCGTTAATCAATTCAGTTGATAACCAATCAAAAATACTGATTTCGAGCCAAATTTTACAAGCTGCCCTTTCAAGCGGCAATGCTGGTAATAACGCTAATTACATACAGCCGATGAAAAAGTATTTAGCGGATTTTTTAAATTTCAACGATTTTATTTCGTCTATATATATTTTTGATAACAATGGAAATAAATATTTCGTCGATAACGTTTCTTTTAAAAGTATAAGTTTACCCATGATACAATCTACTAACTGGTACAACAGGCTATTAAATTTAAATGGCGGATACATTTTAGAAGTAAATGCTGGTGGTCTGCTGGAAAATAACAAAGACAATCAAGGTTATATCTCTTTCATCAGAGTAATAAATGATATAAATACGCAAAAGCCTTCAGGCATAATGATGATAAACATATCTAAATTATATTTAAGTAAATATATAAACAGCGCCATCAATACTTATACATCAAGCATTATACTAAAAGACGAAAAAGGCAACAGCATAATAGAGCCAACTAATATAAGCAAAAATTTAAATAACGAGATATTTAATTATATAAGGCCTAATGGCTCCACTATAAAAAATATTAACGGAGAAGTGTACATCATTTCGCACATAGAAAATAAATTTGGGTGGAATATAATAAGCATAACACCATTTAATGAGCTCAACAGTCAATTTTGGACATACAATATAATACTTCTATTTGTCATAATAATAAATGTCATATTGCTTATTCTAGGGCTATTGTTTATATCGCTGTTTATTACACAGCCCATAATAAAGCTGGTAAACTCTATGAAGGGAATAAAGGATGGAAAATTTGAAAAAGTAAATATTATAACCGGCAATGATGAGATAGGGATGCTAAAAGATGTTTATAATAAGATGATCGATGAAATTAAAAAATTAATTAGCGACATCATTAACGAGCAAAAAATTAAAAGAAAATTGGAACTAGAAGTAATGCAATCACAGATAAAGCCGCATTTTCTATTTAATTCTTTTGACGCAATAAGTGCTCTTATATTGATGGGAGATACTAAAAATGCCAGCAAGATTGTCAAAGCACTGGGTAAATTTTATAGATCTTTCTTAATTAATGGCGAGGAAATCACCATAAAAGAAGAGCTCGACATAATAAACAGTTACCTCACAATACAAAAAATAAGGTTTGGAGATAAGTTTAACGTAGAAAAAGATATTGATGAGCGGACATTAAGCTATAAAATACCGAAGCTTATATTACAGCCATTGGTTGAAAATGCCTTAAACCACGGTATAAGAAGCAAAGACGGTCAAGGAATCATTTCAATAAAAGCTTTACATGGTGATAATCAAATAAAGCTTATAGTAGAAGACAATGGAAAAGGCATGAGTGAAGAAAAGATAAAAGAAATCGAGTGCGGTAAGTCTAAAGGTGTTGGCCTTAGATCCACAATAGAAAGGTTGAAAATATATTACAATTCTGCGGATGTAGTAAAAATTTACAGTAAAATAAATGAGAGAACAAAGATCGAAATAACTATCCCTATAAACAAGGAGGAGCAGAATGATAAAGGATAA
- the fsa gene encoding fructose-6-phosphate aldolase, whose amino-acid sequence MKFFIDTANVEEIKEANDLGVIAGVTTNPSLVAKEGRDFIEVIKEIASIIDGPISAEVISEDHQDMIQEARKLAAIHNNIVIKIPMTAEGLKAVKALSKEGIKTNVTLIFSANQALLAARAGATYVSPFVGRLDDISTEGMQLIRDIVEIFKNYDISTEIIVASVRHPMHVLEAAKLGAHIATVPYKVIMQMIKHPLTDAGIQKFKEDWKKANLKI is encoded by the coding sequence GTGAAGTTTTTTATTGACACGGCCAATGTGGAGGAGATAAAAGAGGCCAACGATTTAGGGGTGATAGCAGGGGTTACCACCAACCCATCGTTGGTGGCCAAAGAGGGCAGGGATTTCATCGAAGTGATAAAAGAGATCGCATCCATTATAGACGGCCCTATAAGCGCAGAGGTCATAAGCGAAGACCACCAGGACATGATCCAGGAGGCGCGGAAGCTGGCCGCTATCCATAACAACATAGTGATCAAGATCCCCATGACAGCAGAAGGGCTCAAAGCCGTTAAGGCGCTTTCAAAAGAGGGGATAAAGACCAATGTGACCCTCATATTTAGCGCCAACCAGGCGCTACTGGCAGCCAGGGCAGGGGCCACGTACGTAAGCCCCTTTGTGGGAAGATTGGACGACATAAGCACAGAGGGCATGCAGCTCATACGGGATATAGTCGAGATATTTAAGAACTACGACATAAGCACCGAGATAATCGTGGCCAGCGTAAGGCATCCCATGCACGTGCTGGAAGCCGCCAAACTGGGTGCCCACATAGCCACCGTGCCGTATAAAGTTATAATGCAGATGATAAAACACCCTCTGACAGACGCAGGGATACAGAAGTTTAAAGAGGACTGGAAGAAGGCCAATTTGAAGATATAA
- a CDS encoding response regulator — MIKDKIKVLIIDDEYLERNLLKGCIDWDTLGMEIVGEASNAEEGFKLIDEFKPNVVFTDIKMPGIDGIKFSESILQKYPTIKIVVVTGYNDFVYAQKSVKIGVFDFLLKPIDEDEVSNTVYKLKAVIENERKKKEEFEELKRQLYDNLPYLKERFLNELINGNLDDNLVKEKLEFFDIPLNGSIYQVAVLEIINSNDVNEESRLIQNFKVINYVKSYFKELRRIMVFADSMNRIIILNNDEKLDLYKTCIRLKNKIIKDVDCIVNIGIGNIKGRISDIKVSYEEAIDALNYRIAVGNNSVIHYRDVQFTESKTGLDTNHLFNELRFYLKSGLENNAINVVKDIFSNLDLKSENAIKLIRVTALNVISICFSVSLELKENFDDIYLSEVESYNKIINIETLPDMIEYISTIVRNTIKAINKEQINNINNLIANVKKFIEENIGDSNLSLSYVAKHFYLNPSYLSRTFKKETGINFIEYLTNKRMEKAINLIKEKNMKLFEIANAVGIQDPNYFSSCFKKYTGLKVSEYKKLIKSIVKS; from the coding sequence ATGATAAAGGATAAGATAAAAGTGCTCATTATTGACGATGAGTATCTTGAAAGAAATCTATTAAAAGGTTGTATAGATTGGGACACGCTTGGAATGGAAATAGTAGGCGAAGCGTCAAACGCGGAGGAAGGTTTTAAACTAATAGACGAATTTAAGCCAAATGTAGTCTTTACCGACATAAAAATGCCCGGAATTGACGGTATAAAATTCAGCGAATCTATTTTACAAAAATATCCTACAATAAAGATTGTCGTTGTCACAGGCTACAATGACTTTGTTTACGCTCAAAAATCCGTAAAAATAGGGGTATTTGACTTTTTGCTTAAGCCGATAGACGAAGATGAAGTCTCAAATACCGTATATAAGCTAAAAGCAGTCATAGAAAATGAAAGAAAAAAGAAAGAAGAATTTGAAGAATTAAAAAGACAGCTTTACGATAATCTACCTTATTTAAAAGAACGGTTTTTAAATGAGCTGATAAATGGCAATTTAGACGATAATTTGGTAAAAGAAAAGCTAGAATTCTTCGATATACCTTTGAATGGCAGTATTTATCAAGTTGCCGTTTTAGAGATTATCAATTCAAATGATGTAAACGAAGAATCTCGTCTGATTCAAAATTTTAAAGTGATCAACTACGTAAAAAGTTATTTTAAAGAGTTGAGAAGGATAATGGTTTTTGCTGATTCAATGAATAGAATTATCATCTTAAATAACGACGAAAAATTAGATCTGTATAAAACCTGTATAAGACTAAAAAATAAAATCATCAAGGATGTTGACTGTATTGTAAATATTGGCATAGGAAATATAAAAGGAAGGATAAGTGACATCAAAGTATCGTACGAAGAGGCAATAGATGCATTAAATTACCGCATAGCAGTTGGCAACAACAGTGTCATACATTACAGAGACGTGCAATTTACAGAAAGCAAAACTGGGCTCGACACTAATCACCTGTTTAATGAATTGAGATTTTACCTGAAATCAGGTTTAGAAAACAATGCAATAAATGTGGTAAAAGACATATTTTCTAATTTAGACCTTAAAAGCGAAAATGCAATCAAGTTGATCCGTGTTACAGCATTAAATGTAATATCAATCTGTTTCTCTGTGTCATTGGAACTAAAAGAAAACTTTGATGATATATATTTATCTGAAGTAGAGTCATACAACAAAATCATAAATATAGAGACGCTGCCTGACATGATTGAATATATATCAACAATTGTAAGAAATACAATTAAGGCAATAAACAAAGAGCAGATAAACAATATCAACAATTTAATCGCTAATGTTAAAAAATTCATAGAGGAAAATATCGGCGATAGTAATCTTTCGCTGTCGTACGTCGCAAAACACTTTTACTTAAATCCCAGCTATTTAAGCAGGACATTTAAAAAGGAGACAGGCATAAACTTTATAGAATACCTTACAAATAAGCGAATGGAAAAAGCAATAAATTTGATAAAAGAAAAAAACATGAAATTATTTGAAATCGCTAATGCAGTCGGCATACAAGACCCTAATTATTTTTCATCGTGCTTTAAAAAGTATACAGGTTTAAAAGTAAGTGAGTACAAAAAATTGATAAAAAGTATTGTAAAATCTTAG
- a CDS encoding polysaccharide deacetylase family protein, translating into MKISFGYYHGGKKKALTMSYDDGQVFDRRLVEIFNKYGIKGTFNLNSGRFDTEPYVSKKEIKELYKGHEVAVHSLNHPCLSLIPPEELAYQIMEDRKNLESLVGYQVRGMAYPYGDYSDALLNSLTSFGIEYSRTVKSTKSFGIPNNFLEWHPTCHHDQDVIQKLKEFKNLKEWEQMPLFYVWGHSFEFDRNGNWDLIEEFCKMASFDETVWYATNIEIKDYIDALRSLKFSADRSMVYNPSAIPVWIGVDGEPIKIDSGERIKLK; encoded by the coding sequence GTGAAGATAAGCTTTGGCTATTATCATGGTGGAAAGAAAAAAGCTTTGACGATGAGCTATGACGATGGCCAGGTATTTGACAGAAGATTGGTAGAGATATTTAACAAATACGGCATCAAAGGCACATTCAATTTGAATTCAGGCAGATTTGATACAGAACCTTATGTGTCTAAGAAAGAGATAAAAGAGTTGTATAAAGGACATGAAGTAGCAGTTCATTCATTAAATCATCCGTGTTTGTCGTTGATACCGCCAGAGGAACTGGCCTATCAAATAATGGAAGATAGGAAAAATCTCGAATCGCTTGTAGGCTATCAAGTACGAGGTATGGCATATCCTTATGGAGACTACAGCGATGCGTTGCTAAATAGTCTTACATCATTTGGCATAGAGTATTCTAGGACGGTTAAGTCTACTAAAAGCTTTGGGATACCCAATAATTTTTTAGAATGGCATCCGACTTGCCATCATGATCAAGATGTTATACAGAAGCTGAAGGAATTTAAGAACCTAAAAGAATGGGAACAGATGCCTCTATTTTATGTATGGGGACACAGCTTCGAGTTCGACAGAAATGGCAATTGGGATCTAATAGAAGAATTTTGCAAAATGGCATCATTTGATGAAACCGTGTGGTACGCTACAAATATTGAAATAAAGGATTATATAGACGCATTGAGGAGTTTAAAATTTAGTGCTGATCGCAGCATGGTATATAATCCATCAGCAATACCTGTATGGATCGGTGTAGATGGTGAGCCGATAAAAATAGATTCTGGTGAGAGAATTAAATTAAAATGA
- a CDS encoding uroporphyrinogen decarboxylase family protein, producing MSYSDGMAAINLEMPPRVPRTEYSAEFHWDLVKTVTGIDVNAESPADVQSKAKYAFMKAWNYDFVWSTLIDADVFGDVRTKMGHAAYASGGVDFSSEVYCPFNSPEDVLRFDPWEIYGSRDKKALVKDFEEHYKKNCRFYPDGVNMTGIYVSCMSGLIGIFGWDMLLLAAGTDIEGFGELTNRYASWIHQYFDALGEADVPVVMIHDDIVWTSGAFLHPQWYRKYVFPNYKKLFAPLIESGKKIIYTSDGNYTEFIDDIADCGIHGFVMEPTTDMKYIAEKYGKTHVFIGNADTLILLNGTKEDIYNEVRRCMDIGKNCPGFFMAVGNHIPPNTPVENALYYNEIYNKLSRR from the coding sequence ATGTCATATAGTGATGGAATGGCCGCTATAAATTTGGAGATGCCGCCGAGAGTTCCACGCACAGAGTATTCGGCTGAATTTCATTGGGATCTGGTAAAAACCGTGACTGGCATTGATGTAAATGCTGAGAGCCCAGCAGATGTGCAGAGCAAAGCTAAATATGCTTTTATGAAAGCATGGAATTACGACTTTGTGTGGAGCACGTTGATTGATGCCGACGTCTTCGGCGATGTGCGGACTAAGATGGGCCATGCCGCGTATGCGTCAGGGGGAGTTGATTTTAGCTCAGAGGTATATTGTCCTTTTAACAGTCCTGAAGACGTTCTCAGATTTGATCCGTGGGAAATATACGGGAGCAGGGATAAAAAAGCATTGGTGAAGGATTTTGAGGAACATTATAAAAAGAACTGCCGGTTTTATCCTGACGGCGTAAATATGACAGGTATTTATGTATCTTGCATGTCAGGGCTTATCGGTATTTTTGGTTGGGATATGCTGCTTCTGGCTGCAGGTACGGATATAGAGGGCTTTGGAGAGTTGACTAATCGCTACGCATCATGGATTCATCAGTATTTTGATGCTCTGGGAGAAGCTGATGTACCTGTAGTGATGATACACGACGATATCGTATGGACATCGGGTGCTTTTTTACACCCTCAGTGGTACCGCAAATACGTATTTCCTAATTATAAAAAGTTGTTTGCACCGCTTATTGAGAGCGGAAAGAAAATAATTTACACATCAGATGGTAATTATACGGAATTTATAGATGACATTGCGGATTGTGGTATTCATGGTTTTGTAATGGAGCCCACTACTGATATGAAATATATTGCTGAAAAATACGGGAAAACCCATGTTTTTATAGGAAATGCGGATACACTTATATTGTTAAACGGAACAAAGGAAGATATATATAATGAAGTCAGGAGATGCATGGATATAGGTAAGAATTGCCCTGGATTTTTTATGGCTGTGGGTAATCATATACCACCGAATACTCCTGTTGAAAATGCCCTTTACTATAATGAAATTTATAATAAATTGAGTCGCAGATGA
- a CDS encoding transketolase, producing the protein MKQEVRFMDNQRLAHIATEVRKNIIKAVTAAKSGHPGGSLSATDILVTLYFDVMRIDPKNPKWKDRDRFVLSKGHAAPALYAVLAERGYFAKEELMRLRQVGSILQGHPDMKSTPGVDMTTGSLGQGLSAANGMALAAKLDKKDYRVYVMLGDGEIQEGMVWEAAMSAAHYRLDNLTAFLDYNQLQIDGANDLVMTIKPVADKWRAFGWNVLEIDGHDYDQIKSAVEKAKATKGKPTMVIAHTVKGKGVSFMENQVGWHGSAPNEEQMKKALTELGD; encoded by the coding sequence ATAAAGCAGGAGGTAAGATTCATGGATAACCAGAGACTGGCACACATCGCAACAGAAGTCAGGAAGAACATAATAAAGGCTGTGACAGCGGCAAAATCCGGACATCCCGGAGGGTCGCTGTCAGCTACCGACATTCTTGTCACACTGTACTTTGACGTGATGAGGATAGATCCCAAGAATCCCAAATGGAAGGACAGAGACAGGTTTGTGCTGTCCAAAGGCCATGCAGCGCCGGCGTTGTACGCCGTATTAGCCGAGAGGGGTTACTTTGCCAAAGAAGAGCTGATGAGGCTGAGGCAGGTAGGATCCATACTGCAGGGTCATCCGGACATGAAGAGCACCCCTGGCGTGGACATGACCACAGGTTCCCTGGGGCAGGGACTGTCTGCGGCCAACGGCATGGCGCTGGCGGCGAAGCTGGACAAAAAAGACTACAGGGTGTACGTAATGCTGGGAGACGGAGAGATACAGGAAGGCATGGTTTGGGAAGCGGCCATGAGCGCAGCCCACTACAGACTGGACAACCTCACGGCGTTTTTAGACTACAATCAGCTGCAGATAGACGGTGCCAACGACCTAGTCATGACCATAAAGCCCGTGGCAGACAAGTGGAGGGCCTTTGGGTGGAATGTACTGGAGATAGACGGGCACGACTACGACCAGATAAAAAGCGCGGTAGAGAAAGCCAAGGCGACCAAGGGCAAACCTACCATGGTGATAGCCCATACCGTAAAGGGCAAGGGAGTATCCTTCATGGAGAACCAGGTAGGATGGCACGGGAGCGCACCCAACGAAGAGCAGATGAAAAAAGCACTAACAGAATTGGGGGATTGA
- a CDS encoding carbohydrate ABC transporter permease — protein MENIAGENKKSWFKKIGFYVLEAILVIWAIVQIYPLFWLFLFSVKNNTEIFGGNILGFPRIWQWSNYAVALSSGNVGRYFINSTIVTVLTIIISSILVATSAYAIVRMKWKYSKLVLTIFLTGMMVPLHATLLPLFIILKNLNLLNTYASLVIPYVAFAIPMGIFILTGFLYTVPRELEESAFLDGCSIYKSFYYVILPLIRPALATIAIFTYLSTWNELMFANTFINDDAIKTLTVGIMSLSGQYQTEWGPIGAGLVIATIPTILIYVLLSEQVQKSLVVGAIKG, from the coding sequence TTGGAAAATATAGCTGGTGAAAATAAAAAGAGTTGGTTTAAAAAAATAGGATTTTATGTACTTGAAGCTATTTTAGTTATTTGGGCGATAGTGCAAATTTATCCTTTATTTTGGCTATTCTTATTCTCTGTAAAAAACAATACTGAAATATTTGGAGGAAATATACTTGGATTTCCGCGTATTTGGCAATGGTCAAACTATGCTGTTGCTTTGTCCAGCGGTAATGTAGGCAGGTACTTTATAAACAGTACAATAGTCACTGTTTTAACTATTATAATATCGAGCATTTTGGTGGCAACAAGCGCATATGCGATTGTAAGGATGAAGTGGAAGTACAGTAAATTAGTTCTTACAATATTTTTAACTGGCATGATGGTGCCTCTACATGCTACACTGCTTCCGTTATTTATAATATTGAAGAATCTGAACTTGCTTAATACGTATGCATCGCTGGTAATACCATACGTTGCATTCGCTATACCTATGGGGATATTTATATTGACAGGCTTCCTTTACACTGTACCGAGGGAGTTAGAGGAATCGGCATTTCTTGATGGATGTAGCATATACAAGTCGTTTTATTACGTTATATTGCCTCTTATAAGGCCGGCATTAGCGACTATAGCAATATTTACGTACCTTTCTACGTGGAATGAGCTTATGTTTGCTAATACTTTTATAAATGACGATGCAATAAAGACATTGACAGTTGGTATTATGTCTTTGTCAGGACAATATCAGACTGAGTGGGGGCCAATTGGTGCTGGACTTGTGATTGCTACGATTCCTACTATTTTGATATATGTTCTTCTTAGCGAACAAGTGCAAAAGAGTCTTGTAGTAGGAGCAATAAAGGGATAA